The Anomalospiza imberbis isolate Cuckoo-Finch-1a 21T00152 chromosome 7, ASM3175350v1, whole genome shotgun sequence genome has a window encoding:
- the ARL5A gene encoding ADP-ribosylation factor-like protein 5A yields the protein MGILFTRIWRLFNHQEHKVIIVGLDNAGKTTILYQFSMNEVVHTSPTIGSNVEEIVVNNTRFLMWDIGGQESLRSSWNTYYTNTEFVIVVVDSTDRERISVTKEELYKMLAHEDLKKAGLLIFANKQDVKECMTVAEISQFLKLTSIKDHQWHIQACCALTGEGLCQGLEWMMSRLKIR from the exons ATGGGGATCCTCTTCACCAGGATCTGGAGGCTCTTCAACCACCAGG AGCACAAAGTGATCATTGTGGGCCTGGACAATGCAGGGAAAACGACCATTCTGTACCAATT CTCCATGAACGAGGTGGTTCACACCTCTCCCACCATCGGGAGCAACGTGGAGGAGATCGTGGTGAACAACACGCGCTTCCTGATGTGGGACATCGGGGGCCAGGAGTCCCTGCGCTCCTCCTGGAACACCTACTACACCAACACCGAG TTTGTGATAGTTGTGGTGGACagcacagacagagagagaattTCTGTGACTAAAGAAGAGCTGTATAAAATGTTAGCACACGAG GACCTGAAGAAAGCAGGATTGCTGATCTTTGCTAACAAGCAGGATGTGAAGGAGTGCATGACAGTAGCTGAGATCTCCCAGTTCCTGAAGCTGACTTCAATTAAGGATCACCAGTGGCACATTCAGGCCTGCTGTGCTCTCACTGGAGAGGG GCTGTGCCAAGGACTGGAGTGGATGATGTCCCGGCTGAAGATCAGATGA